The Candidatus Eisenbacteria bacterium genomic interval CGGCCCACGACGACGAGGTGCGCAGCACGATCTTCGGGCCGCCGCTCGGGACGGTGACGGAGCGCGGGCACCTCCGCGACGCCCGCGTCGGCTGATCGGCACTCACGAGCACGGGCCAGGATGGGACGGATGGAGGGTCGGCATTCCCGTCTTCCAGCGCCCGCACTCGCCGAGCTCGCGCCCATCCAAGGCCACGGCACGCGCGTCCGCCGCGTGCAGCATGAACCGTCCGGGCGGGCACAGGAGCTTCGCGGACACCGGCGCGGAGGCGCCGAGCAGAAGCAGCATTGCCGCGAGCGCGCGAGGCATGGGTGATCTTCCGGCCCAGCGTCGATGATACTGCCGATCGCCATCCGGTCACAACGGGACACGGCCGAGTCCGACGAGGGCTTGGCAAGGGCGCCCGATTGTTGTTCTAGGGTCCCCATGACCAGAACGATCGTCGCGCTCGTCGCCCTTCTCGCCATGGCGTCGCCGTCCCGCGGTGCGGTCACCGAGGAGACGTTCAAGCTCAAGACCGGCGCCGACCTGATCGAGCTCTGCGCCGTCGCCGACGATGATCCGTTGCACACGGCGGCGATCCACGTGTGTCACGGCTTCGGCGCGGGGACCTACCAGACGCTCCAGGTGCTGATCGCCCGCGGCAAGCTGAGGCAGTTCTTCTGCCCGCCGGAGCCGGGCCCGTCGCGCAATGAGGCGGTGGCGGCGTTCGTCGTCTGGGGGCGCGCCCACTCGGACCTGGTCCAGTATTCGCCGGCAGAAGTGGTCGCCAGGTACCTCATCGAGACCTACCCCTGCCCCAAGAAGACCGCGAAAAAGACCAAGTGAGGAGATCGAGCATGCGCGGGAACCAGAGGCGGCTCGCGATCGCGGCCCTGGCGGCTACGGTCGCCCTCGGCGGTTGCGCCAACATGACCCCTACCCAGCAGCGCCTGGCCTCGGGAACGCTGATCGGAGCGGCGGGCGGCGCCGCCATCGGCGCGATGGCCGGCAACGCCGGTATGGGCGCCGCCATCGGCGCGGGCGCCGGCCTGTTGGGCGGCGCCATCGTCGACCAGTACGAGAAGTCGAAGCAACAATAGACGGCCACGACGCGGGCCGCGCACGGCCCCGGAAGGCGCGACGGGGCGCCGGTCGACGACCGACGCCCCGCCAGTGACACGCTCGGTCGAGCCGAGCGGCCTAGAAGTCCTCTCCGCCGTGCGGCATGCCGCCGCCGGCCGGAGCCTTCTCCTCCTTCGGCTTCTCGGCGACCATCGCCTCGGTGGTGAGCAGAAGTCCCGCCACCGACGCGGCGTTCTGCAGCGCGGTGCGTACGACCTTGGTGGGATCGATGATGCCGGCCTTCATCAGGTCTTCGTACTCGTCGGTCGCGGCGTTGTAGCCGTGCGAGCCCTTCGCCTGTCGCACGGCGTTCACGACAACCGGGCCGTCCTGGCCCGCGTTGCGCGCGATCCAGCGCATCGGCTCCTCGATCGCCCGCTGGACGATCTTGACACCGGACGCCTGCTCCTCGTCGACCTTCAGGTTGTCGAGCACTGGCTGGCAGCGCAGCAGCGCCACGCCACCGCCGGGGACCACGCCCTCTTCGACGGCCGCGCGGGTCGCGTGCATCGCGTCCTCGACGCGCGCCTTCTTCTCCTTCATCTCGACCTCGGTCGCGGCGCCCACCTTGATGACCGCCACGCCGCCCACGAGCTTCGCCAGCCGCTCCTGCAGCTTCTCGCGGTCGTAGTCCGACGTCGTCTCTTCGATCTGGGCGCGGATCTGCTTGATCCGCCCCTCGATGTCGGCCTTCTTGCCGGCACCGTCGATCAGCGTCGTGTTGTCCTTGTCGACCGTGATCCGCTTGCAGCGGCCGAGGTCCTTCAGGGTCACGTTCTCGAGCTTGATGCCGAGCTCCTCGGCGATGAGCCGGCCGCCCGACAGGACGGCGATGTCTTCGAGCATGGCCTTGCGGCGGTCGCCGAAGCCGGGCGCCTTCACCGAGCACACCTGGAGCGTGCCGCGGATCTTGTTCACGACGAGCGTCGCGAGCGCCTCGCCCTCGACCTCCTCGGCGATGATGAGGAGCGGCTTGCCGGCACGGGCCACCTGCTCGAGCAGCGGGAGCAGGTCCTTCATCGACGAGATCTTCTTCTCGTGGATGAGGATGTACGCTTCCTCGAGAGACGCCTCCATACGTTCGGGATCGGTCACGAAGTACGGCGAGAGATAGCCGCGGTCGAACTGCATGCCCTCGACGACGTCGAGCTGCGTCTCGAGGCTCTTGGCCTCCTCGACCGTGATGACGCCCTCCTTGCCCACCTTCTCCATGGCCTCGGCGATCATCTCGCCGATCGTCTTGTCGCCGTTGGCGGAGACGGTGCCGACCTGCGCGATCTCGTCGCGCCCCTTGGTCGACTTGGAGAGCCGCTTCAGCTCCTCGGTGACGGCGACGACGGCCTTGTCGATGCCCCGCTTGAGGCTCATCGGGTCGTGCCCGGCGGCCACCATCTTGGCGCCCTCGTTGAAGAGCGCGCGGGCGAGCACGGTCGCGGTGGTGGTGCCGTCGCCGGCGACGTCGGAGGTCTTCGATGCGACCTCCTTCACCATCTGCGCGCCCATGTTCTCGAACTTGTCGGCGAACTCGATCTCCTTTGCGACGGTGACGCCGTCCTTGGTCACGTTGGGCGCGCCCCAGGACTTCTCGAGGACGACGTTGCGACCGCGGGGGCCGAGCGTCACGGTCACCGCGTCGGCGAGCACGTTGACGCCCTTCAGCATCTTCGCGCGCGCCTCCTCGCTGAACTTCACGATCTTGGCAGCCATGTTTCCGATTCTCCTTTCAGCTCTCGACGATGCCGAGGACGTCTTCCTCGCGCAGGATCAGGTGCTCCTCACCGTCGATCTTGATCTCACTGCCCGAGTACTTTCCGAACAGGATGCGATCCCCGGCCTTCACGTCGAGGGGGATCACCTTCCCGTCGTCGTTCACCTTGCCCTTGCCCACCGCGACGACCTTCGCCTCCTGGGGCTTCTCCTTCGCCGTGTCGGGGATGATGATCCCGCCGGCGCTGCGCTGCTCCTGTTCGTCGATCCGCTTGACGATCAGACGGTCGTGGAGGGGACGGATGTGCACTGCCATTTGACCAAGACCTCCCTGCCGGACCCCTTCTCCGGGGGACTCCGGGCTGCGTGATGCCGTTCCTGTAGGTTGTACACACTCGCGCGTGCGCGGCGCGTGTAAGGCCGGACGCGCTGGCAGTCAAGGGGGACACCGGCCCTGACCGGCGATCAGGACGGGGATGGCGGCCGGGGGCCGGGAGACCCCGGAATCCCTCGGGGGACGGAGGGTCGAATCGGCCCCCTCATTCGGCCATCTCGTGTTGCAGCTTGCGGGCATCCGCGTCCCAGGGGGTGAGCGTGGCGAGCTCGTCGGCATAGCGGCGGGCCCCATCGCGGTCGCCGGCGTCGCGGCTGATCGTCGCGAGGGCGACGAGGAGGTCGCGATCGTCCGGCCGCGTCGCGTGCGCCGTGGCGAGAGTCTGCAGCGCACGCGCCGTCTGCCCTGTCGAATGCAGTGCCACGCCCAGCACGTACGCATAGCGGGCGTTGTCGGGCGCGAGCGCGGCGGCCCGCCCGAGCTCCGCCAGCGCCTCGCCGGTGCGTCGTTGACGGACCAGCAGGAGCCCCAGCGCGTGGTGCCCCTCGGCGACG includes:
- a CDS encoding Rap1a/Tai family immunity protein, which translates into the protein MTRTIVALVALLAMASPSRGAVTEETFKLKTGADLIELCAVADDDPLHTAAIHVCHGFGAGTYQTLQVLIARGKLRQFFCPPEPGPSRNEAVAAFVVWGRAHSDLVQYSPAEVVARYLIETYPCPKKTAKKTK
- a CDS encoding YMGG-like glycine zipper-containing protein, yielding MRGNQRRLAIAALAATVALGGCANMTPTQQRLASGTLIGAAGGAAIGAMAGNAGMGAAIGAGAGLLGGAIVDQYEKSKQQ
- the groL gene encoding chaperonin GroEL (60 kDa chaperone family; promotes refolding of misfolded polypeptides especially under stressful conditions; forms two stacked rings of heptamers to form a barrel-shaped 14mer; ends can be capped by GroES; misfolded proteins enter the barrel where they are refolded when GroES binds), producing MAAKIVKFSEEARAKMLKGVNVLADAVTVTLGPRGRNVVLEKSWGAPNVTKDGVTVAKEIEFADKFENMGAQMVKEVASKTSDVAGDGTTTATVLARALFNEGAKMVAAGHDPMSLKRGIDKAVVAVTEELKRLSKSTKGRDEIAQVGTVSANGDKTIGEMIAEAMEKVGKEGVITVEEAKSLETQLDVVEGMQFDRGYLSPYFVTDPERMEASLEEAYILIHEKKISSMKDLLPLLEQVARAGKPLLIIAEEVEGEALATLVVNKIRGTLQVCSVKAPGFGDRRKAMLEDIAVLSGGRLIAEELGIKLENVTLKDLGRCKRITVDKDNTTLIDGAGKKADIEGRIKQIRAQIEETTSDYDREKLQERLAKLVGGVAVIKVGAATEVEMKEKKARVEDAMHATRAAVEEGVVPGGGVALLRCQPVLDNLKVDEEQASGVKIVQRAIEEPMRWIARNAGQDGPVVVNAVRQAKGSHGYNAATDEYEDLMKAGIIDPTKVVRTALQNAASVAGLLLTTEAMVAEKPKEEKAPAGGGMPHGGEDF
- the groES gene encoding co-chaperone GroES is translated as MHIRPLHDRLIVKRIDEQEQRSAGGIIIPDTAKEKPQEAKVVAVGKGKVNDDGKVIPLDVKAGDRILFGKYSGSEIKIDGEEHLILREEDVLGIVES